The window GAAATGAATGAACTTATTGAGTAAAAACAAGCACACAGAATCATCTACAAGAAGCACCTTACCAGACTTCCTTAACACTAGAGTTCATTTTGAGTGCCTTTATTAGACACTCAACCCCCTCTCTGCTGATGCAGTTTTTGTTTAGCCTATaagtgaaagagagaggacATGTAAATCTCGGGCATATACAGGCATGTAaatctctaaataaataaaaaataaaaaaagaaacaaagtggATTACTCACCACAATTCCTCCAGAGTTGTGCTCTGACTGATGAGTTTAGCCAGAGCACATGCACCTGCACTGCCCACACCATTATCCACCAGACTGAAACAAACCAGCATTATTACTACCCACAAAAATGAACACATGCTGCATAGCATTGCTCAGCACTAAAATTATCTTGATCTGACCTGGCAACCTTTAGAATAAACTAGCTGAATGTTCATACTAAACATTCTATATGGAATGCGGAATTATAGTAATATAGATTACCTTAGCCATATTAGTGTTGTGCTATTTTTCAGCGCAGCTGCCAGGGCCTCAGCTCCCCTATCCCCAATTTTATTACCCCATAATCTGGAAATGAAAAATCAGAATGGAAATACAATTTAGGCacagtgcttgtaattacaaaaataaattcctcTCATTGTTGACCTCACCCAAGAAACTGCAAAGACTGGTTGTAGCTTAGGCCTTCTGCCAGCTCTTCTGCTCCCTGTGACGTGATGTTATTATTTCCAAGCCTacaaagcatttatatattttgcatgatAAATGAGTTTCTACATGTGCAGTACATcctaaaaaatgttattcaaatcACCCACATCCAACAGGGCAGATTTAATTACCTGACCTGAAATAAGCACTGACCTCAAAGACAGGAAgttctgttttgattttaacAGCAAAGCAAAGTGTTGGGTACAAGCGTCTGTTAGGTTGTTGTTGAAAAGCctgaagaaatattaaaatgcaattattccaagtaaaacaataacatataaGTTATTTGTAAAATGCAGAGCTAAGATGTTTAATATTCTCACGCTATTTTTTGGAAGCTTTCACACTTCATTCCCTTTTCCAGTATTTTCCGGATTCCTTCATCTGATATGTTATTGTTCCTTAAACTGAAAGATTCAAACACTCAATTAATttgcaaaacagatttcagaaagaaagaaaaacacaaatatctGTCACCATGTAATTTTCCAGATATtactccaaacctgtattaccTCCTTcttcttattttagtttttgtttgtcttattttatttttgggctCCAAACTATATTGTACTTCATTGACTTGCACTGTATTAACTTTCATGTTCCACAATAaaccatacaggtttggaatgtcgaaaatttttgggtgaactattcctttaaactaaATTTCATCTTACTAAAGGGAGTGACAAATATGTAGACATGGAAGAAGCTGCTCCGCTCCCACATCTCCCACTGAATTGTTATCCAACTGGAGCCCAACAGGATTCCGCAGGAACTTCAGCACATATGCCAGCGCAGTACATTCCACAGGACCAATGTTACAGTAGGTGAGCTTCAAGTGCTCAACATCCAACTTAGCCATGGAATCTTGAGCAATACTGTTGTCTTGCATTTCATAGATGCACTTAATTAGCCAAACAAAACTTGGCATTGCATGCATGCTCTTCTTTTCACCCTCAACAGGACGAGGAATGGACTTGAAATGTCTCTGCATACCTTTAGACAAAGACTTCACTACCTGCTTTACCTTGCGTTCCCGTAAAGCAGTAGGACAGCATTCCAGCAAGAGATTAAGGTGTCGCTGGGATAAAAGTCCTGACACAAACTGAGCTGTAATCTGGAGGTTTGGTGTCTCTGTCACAGGGGACTCCACCTCCTCTACAGAACTGTCAATACAGTGTCCCAGACATCTTTGAGACCGACCCGACAACTGCCTGTTCTGGGGCTGAAAGAGTCTGGAGACGGCAGAACGGTCGCTGTTACGACTGAGAACGACATAGAGAGCAGCGAAGAAGCATTGTAAGGTGATGTGCAGAAATTCATAGCGTTTACAATCTGTAACAGACAGGTCATTGCAGTAAATGAGGAAACCCAGGCTGACATCCTGTTCTGTCAGCATATTTCTTTGCAGCTCATATCCTGAGAACACATAACAAGAGGCCTCCAGACCTTCCAGTGCCAGCTGTCCAAGTTTTAACACTGTCTCCAAATGTTCCTCCAACCAGGCCTTTCTCAGGACTCCTTGGGGCTGAGATGACTTTCGCTGGAAGAAATGCTGTAAGACCAGGAGGTAGACATCGGTGATAGTCTGAGGAATACCATCTTGACTACCCAGAAGCTCCTGGTGGCACTTGGTCACaatccagcagaagactgggatgtgGCAAAGACCTAATAACACTGTGTTAGCCTGGAGGGATTCTATGACACGTCTAGCCATAGCAGGGTTGTTGTGATGTTTCTTAACAAAGCAGTTAATGCCTCCAGGAGAAAACCCCTTCAGGAACACTTCTTTCCGGAGATAGTGCTTCAACGATGGGCCCACAGCCTGTGGCCTGCTAGTGACCACCTTTGTAACTCCCTTCATTAGCGTCCCCTGTAAAATATTGAAGAGCAAAATAGGTATAGGCACTTGCTTTGTGGGGCAGCAGTGGCGTTCTTCATCTGTGAAACCCTGTTTAAACTCATCAAGCCCATCAAAGGTAAAAAGGACCAAATTGGGATGGTCTAGAATGAACTGGAAAACCTCATCCTGACCTCGATCAGGCCAGCAGCAGTGCAGGAAGAGGAGATCTTTCAGTGACAGCTCCCTGTGCTCTGCGTTCAGATTGCGGCAACTGAAGGGGAACAGCAGGAAAGTGTTTGTGAGCAAAGCTTCTCTTGCCCAGAGCAAGTGCAGTCGCTGAAGCAGTGTGCTTTTGCCACTTCCTGCCTCCCCAGACACAAGAACTGTGTCAGCATCTTCATTAAGAGTCCCCAAGGGACCCACCACATCCTCCAGCCCTAGCGTAAGTGTTTCTCCAGAGCCATCCATCACTTCAAGAAGTCCGTCTGTGTAAATGTCATCCAAGGAGAAACGTCCTGTTCCACCATAGGTGCTAAGGGAATGGGACTGAGCAGCAACAGAGCTACGCAGCTTCTTCTGGTAGAGCAAACAATCTGGAGAAACAATGTAAGCAAAAGACTAATTGTATTGACAAATACATAGTTTGTATTCagtacatttacatgtttttcagtgtgtaattatgagaaataaagaaaataaggaaatgtaaaatgtattttaaaagcgtatttattatattattcatttcacAATTAAGTTTAATATTGTCTCATCAATATAGTGATGACATAATTATAAATGGCAGCAACATTACGCCCATTTTTGTGCAGTTGACAGACAGTAACACCAAAGACAAAGACAAGCAAAGATACCCTGTCCACACAACTGAAAAAATGTCTCATACTGGCAGAAAGTTGATTTTCTTTATCTTCAGGGTTTGGTCTGGTTGTCTCAGTTTGCTCTAGATATTGTAGTAAGGTCTTTGCAGCAGTTTCGCCTTTAAATCTCACTTCGTCTAACAGCCTCCGAACCTGCCACAATCCAACAAGATGGAATAGACATTTACTCCTAACAAGTTTGAAATACAGAGAAGGCCAAACTTATCACAACAATTGGCATATTTAAgtggtttcatttttttgttgaattggCCATTACAATACCCATTAAAATGAACTATTCCTGGAACTACCTCTGATGAATGAAATAGACTGGAACACTGAAAATGATGGACTAGCCCCTTCAAAGTCCGAACCTCAACCCCATCAAGCAAATGTGGGACAAGTTGGAAAATAAACTTGACAGATCTATTGTAGATTTGAAAAGATTTGGCTTGAGTTGCAGAAGGCACGGTAACGTGTTCTAAGATGAAGTTCTCAGGAAAGACACTGACACTATGCCAGAGAGATGTGCTGCTGTAATTGCTTCAAATGGTGGAC is drawn from Puntigrus tetrazona isolate hp1 chromosome 7, ASM1883169v1, whole genome shotgun sequence and contains these coding sequences:
- the nod2 gene encoding nucleotide-binding oligomerization domain-containing protein 2, which codes for MTAHHLILKQRAELLSVLCVGGSVEPLDCVLDLLLAWEVLVWEDYLSIRVAEKPLCFNVRKLLDVVYDKGEDACSFLLAAMNQVLPEEQKAGLCFGKECAGVGKNRPDTATLTLLADRPVLVRKLRDNIDGALNALLTTGCFTVKDCDAVQLPVYTPSQQVRRLLDEVRFKGETAAKTLLQYLEQTETTRPNPEDKENQLSANCLLYQKKLRSSVAAQSHSLSTYGGTGRFSLDDIYTDGLLEVMDGSGETLTLGLEDVVGPLGTLNEDADTVLVSGEAGSGKSTLLQRLHLLWAREALLTNTFLLFPFSCRNLNAEHRELSLKDLLFLHCCWPDRGQDEVFQFILDHPNLVLFTFDGLDEFKQGFTDEERHCCPTKQVPIPILLFNILQGTLMKGVTKVVTSRPQAVGPSLKHYLRKEVFLKGFSPGGINCFVKKHHNNPAMARRVIESLQANTVLLGLCHIPVFCWIVTKCHQELLGSQDGIPQTITDVYLLVLQHFFQRKSSQPQGVLRKAWLEEHLETVLKLGQLALEGLEASCYVFSGYELQRNMLTEQDVSLGFLIYCNDLSVTDCKRYEFLHITLQCFFAALYVVLSRNSDRSAVSRLFQPQNRQLSGRSQRCLGHCIDSSVEEVESPVTETPNLQITAQFVSGLLSQRHLNLLLECCPTALRERKVKQVVKSLSKGMQRHFKSIPRPVEGEKKSMHAMPSFVWLIKCIYEMQDNSIAQDSMAKLDVEHLKLTYCNIGPVECTALAYVLKFLRNPVGLQLDNNSVGDVGAEQLLPCLHICHSLYLRNNNISDEGIRKILEKGMKCESFQKIALFNNNLTDACTQHFALLLKSKQNFLSLRLGNNNITSQGAEELAEGLSYNQSLQFLGLWGNKIGDRGAEALAAALKNSTTLIWLSLVDNGVGSAGACALAKLISQSTTLEELWLNKNCISREGVECLIKALKMNSSVKEVWLRGNDLSQEEEEELSKQESRLTF